Proteins from a single region of Bdellovibrio bacteriovorus HD100:
- a CDS encoding aminopeptidase has protein sequence MRLKLALVLLAVATLNSGCQMGYLMKSGYGQMKLMNSRVPVEEALKDPKLAEDKKKKLLLAQEARIFAETELHLKTTKNYTSYAELGRPYVTYVVSAAPKWELKHHQWSYPFMGKMPYRGYFNEDDAKEEEKSLQQDNLDTYMRGVSAYSTLGWFNDPILSSMLRYDDYDLVNTIIHETVHATLYIKNSADFNERLATFLGNKGAELFYLKKEGADSPTLKLIQSENDDSKVFSKFISAELDALEKWYKELPASERSEEKRAQRIQQIQNKFSSEIVPHLKTDSYKKFADAKLNNARLLVYRTYMQDLSDFEKLYEIRDRNYFSFIEACRGLEKAKDPSAELKKMLSHP, from the coding sequence ATGAGGCTGAAACTTGCCCTGGTGCTTCTTGCCGTAGCGACGCTGAACAGCGGATGCCAGATGGGCTATCTGATGAAGTCCGGCTATGGCCAGATGAAACTTATGAACAGCCGCGTCCCCGTCGAGGAAGCGCTGAAAGATCCCAAACTGGCTGAAGACAAAAAGAAAAAGCTGCTGCTGGCACAGGAAGCCCGCATTTTTGCCGAAACTGAACTGCATCTGAAGACCACCAAGAACTACACTTCTTACGCGGAATTGGGCCGCCCCTATGTCACCTATGTGGTCAGCGCGGCTCCGAAATGGGAACTGAAACACCACCAGTGGTCCTATCCTTTTATGGGCAAAATGCCCTACAGGGGCTACTTCAACGAAGACGATGCCAAAGAAGAGGAAAAGTCCCTGCAACAGGACAACCTCGACACCTACATGCGCGGCGTTTCCGCCTATAGCACTCTGGGCTGGTTCAATGATCCGATTTTAAGCTCCATGCTTCGCTATGATGACTACGATCTGGTGAACACGATCATTCATGAAACTGTGCACGCGACTTTGTATATTAAAAACTCTGCCGACTTCAATGAGCGTCTGGCCACCTTTCTGGGTAACAAAGGTGCTGAGCTTTTCTATTTGAAAAAAGAAGGTGCGGACTCTCCGACGCTAAAGCTGATTCAGTCAGAAAATGACGACAGCAAAGTGTTTTCGAAATTCATTTCCGCAGAGCTGGATGCGCTGGAAAAATGGTACAAGGAACTTCCCGCCAGCGAAAGATCCGAAGAAAAACGGGCGCAGCGGATTCAACAGATCCAAAACAAATTCTCCTCTGAAATCGTGCCTCACCTGAAAACCGACAGCTACAAAAAATTCGCCGATGCGAAACTGAACAATGCACGGTTGCTGGTGTATCGCACCTACATGCAAGATCTCAGTGACTTCGAAAAGCTGTACGAAATAAGGGATCGCAACTATTTTTCCTTCATTGAAGCCTGCCGAGGGCTTGAAAAAGCCAAAGATCCGTCCGCAGAACTCAAAAAAATGCTGTCTCACCCGTAA
- a CDS encoding outer membrane beta-barrel protein — translation MKKFLSLTLLAVLISTSLPAYALFTELGLSYGRKTTTFDKDNSFDSESITGSLSLYFLERLALELSYTDATGLREEKASPSDARRTTTQKSQILGADLILVFADKTALFQPYIKGGGAQISRYQQIKIEGQDTYTIEPESVTVPSYGVGLKIKVTEALGIKLSYDVWKTPIGDGLQTDDSSIRAGVTWAL, via the coding sequence ATGAAGAAGTTTTTATCTTTGACCCTACTGGCCGTTTTGATTTCGACCTCTCTGCCCGCTTATGCACTGTTCACTGAACTGGGTCTGTCCTACGGAAGAAAAACCACCACCTTCGACAAAGACAACTCTTTCGACTCTGAATCCATCACCGGCTCTCTTTCTCTTTATTTCCTGGAGCGCCTGGCTTTGGAGCTGAGCTACACCGACGCCACAGGCTTGCGCGAAGAAAAAGCCAGTCCGTCGGACGCCCGACGTACGACGACACAAAAATCCCAGATCCTGGGCGCGGATTTGATTCTGGTATTCGCCGACAAAACCGCCCTGTTCCAGCCGTACATCAAAGGCGGCGGCGCTCAAATCAGCCGTTATCAGCAAATCAAAATCGAAGGACAGGACACCTACACCATCGAACCTGAATCCGTCACCGTTCCCAGCTATGGCGTGGGCTTGAAAATCAAGGTCACGGAAGCACTTGGTATCAAACTGAGCTATGACGTCTGGAAAACACCGATCGGTGATGGCCTGCAAACCGACGACAGCTCTATCCGTGCCGGCGTCACCTGGGCGCTATGA
- the msrB gene encoding peptide-methionine (R)-S-oxide reductase MsrB → MADKVLKCGLPSDEGELKKILTPEQYRIMVENGTERPFQNAYWNHHEQGIYVDAISGVPLFSSDDKFDSGSGWPSFTRPISADAVKEIADYSHGMTRIEVRASSSNSHLGHVFDDGPAPTGLRYCINSASLKFIPRKG, encoded by the coding sequence ATGGCTGACAAGGTTTTAAAATGCGGGCTGCCCTCGGATGAAGGGGAGCTTAAAAAGATTCTGACCCCTGAACAATATCGCATCATGGTTGAAAACGGCACTGAGCGTCCGTTCCAGAATGCCTATTGGAATCATCATGAACAGGGCATCTATGTGGATGCTATTTCCGGTGTGCCGCTTTTTTCCAGCGATGACAAATTTGATTCCGGCTCCGGCTGGCCCAGCTTCACCCGCCCCATCTCTGCGGATGCGGTGAAAGAGATTGCGGATTATTCCCACGGGATGACGCGGATTGAAGTGCGGGCCTCTTCGTCGAATTCTCACTTGGGGCATGTGTTTGATGACGGGCCGGCGCCCACGGGTCTTCGTTATTGCATCAATTCGGCCTCGTTGAAATTCATTCCGCGCAAAGGTTGA
- a CDS encoding DUF3750 domain-containing protein: MKLIGSVIAFMLLGVQSQAQDWRTATRDSAHLAPTPQEEKGAVVQVYAARTVSWRGYFAVHSWIATKAKGADHYRTYHVIGWRVKRGLEAVRIETDIPDRHWFGAKPDLIEDLRGAEAEAAIPQIDKLARDYAYKNTYRAYPGPNSNTFISHIIRNVPELKVELPPHAIGKDWINQADLVGWSESKTGVQFSLFGMLGLTVGLGEGVELNLLGLNFGVDFMRPALKLPMVGRVGMTDKP, translated from the coding sequence ATGAAACTCATCGGTTCTGTTATTGCTTTCATGTTGTTGGGTGTTCAATCGCAAGCGCAAGACTGGCGCACCGCCACTCGCGACAGTGCGCATCTGGCGCCGACTCCTCAGGAGGAAAAAGGTGCTGTGGTGCAGGTGTATGCCGCCCGCACAGTCAGCTGGCGTGGTTACTTCGCGGTTCACTCCTGGATTGCGACCAAAGCCAAAGGTGCTGATCACTACAGGACTTATCATGTGATCGGCTGGCGTGTGAAAAGAGGCCTTGAAGCCGTGCGAATTGAAACCGACATTCCAGATCGTCACTGGTTTGGAGCCAAGCCCGATTTGATTGAAGACCTGCGCGGAGCCGAGGCCGAAGCGGCCATTCCGCAGATCGACAAGCTGGCCAGGGACTATGCTTACAAGAACACCTATCGCGCTTATCCCGGGCCCAACAGCAACACCTTCATTTCCCATATCATCCGCAATGTCCCTGAGCTGAAGGTGGAACTGCCTCCGCATGCCATTGGCAAGGACTGGATCAATCAGGCGGACCTGGTTGGTTGGAGTGAATCCAAAACCGGAGTGCAGTTTTCCTTGTTTGGAATGCTGGGTCTGACCGTGGGATTGGGTGAAGGTGTAGAGTTGAATCTGCTGGGACTTAATTTCGGTGTTGATTTCATGCGGCCGGCGCTGAAGCTGCCGATGGTGGGTCGGGTCGGAATGACCGACAAACCCTAA
- a CDS encoding energy transducer TonB family protein has protein sequence MAVLRAILCSFMFHFLVIVGLIWLAPKLQLPEPEVIEVTLSDEQKIFNALKPKDRSVVRQAVVPEKMKLPEDETLARFLSEQKQRVKEETQAAKSGMTQNRSNRESTVNKPEPAPPKVAEQKKQQHNTEDVDKDGYRNVDISKELAEMKRYNDGFSSVGESLPTDVKVGSFTALNTDRYLFYTFYARVEELIRYRWETRVQQAIDQFDRIDRINAGNRNWVTQAEFILDRNGNLRSALIMKSSGIKNFDMAAVNAFKEARIFPNPPQEMVKEDGYIHLVFSFTVRYSPPALVNRN, from the coding sequence ATGGCAGTCCTCAGGGCGATTCTCTGCAGTTTTATGTTCCATTTTCTGGTCATCGTGGGCCTGATCTGGCTTGCGCCCAAACTGCAGCTGCCCGAGCCGGAAGTGATTGAAGTCACACTGTCCGACGAACAAAAGATCTTCAACGCCTTAAAACCCAAAGACCGCTCGGTCGTGCGCCAGGCCGTGGTGCCGGAAAAAATGAAGCTGCCAGAAGATGAAACCCTGGCCCGCTTCCTATCCGAGCAAAAACAGCGCGTGAAAGAAGAAACTCAGGCGGCGAAATCCGGCATGACCCAAAACCGCAGCAATCGCGAAAGCACAGTGAACAAACCCGAGCCGGCTCCACCCAAGGTGGCTGAACAGAAGAAACAGCAGCACAACACCGAAGATGTCGACAAAGACGGCTATCGCAATGTGGATATTTCAAAAGAACTGGCCGAGATGAAACGGTACAACGACGGTTTTTCCTCTGTTGGCGAATCCCTGCCCACCGATGTGAAAGTCGGCTCTTTCACAGCTCTGAACACCGACCGCTATTTGTTTTATACTTTCTATGCCCGCGTGGAAGAATTGATCCGCTACCGCTGGGAAACCCGCGTGCAGCAGGCGATTGATCAGTTCGATCGCATTGACCGCATCAACGCCGGAAACCGCAATTGGGTGACTCAGGCCGAATTCATTCTGGATCGCAATGGCAATCTGCGCTCGGCTTTGATTATGAAAAGTTCCGGGATCAAAAACTTTGATATGGCGGCGGTGAACGCTTTCAAGGAAGCTCGCATCTTCCCGAATCCACCACAAGAGATGGTGAAAGAGGATGGCTACATTCATCTGGTGTTCTCATTCACCGTGCGCTACAGCCCCCCTGCGCTGGTCAACCGCAATTAG
- a CDS encoding PilZ domain-containing protein: MGKVLDITPRLRSQNSLENKKIEVRADVLDITEARQEILSRDRRDVKRTILTEFVGAFVVLPEKGLLKAALYDISENGLAFDLELAEGGFAAGDEVAMRVYLNHSTYFPFTITVSNSRAIEDEGVVRHGAGFVKGTMNDVALHHFVKFIENVSASLKTDSGDVLVSHIS; this comes from the coding sequence ATGGGGAAAGTTCTCGATATTACGCCACGTCTAAGATCTCAGAATTCTTTGGAAAACAAGAAAATTGAGGTCCGCGCGGATGTTCTCGACATTACAGAGGCCCGCCAGGAAATTTTGAGCCGGGACCGTCGTGACGTAAAAAGAACAATTTTAACTGAGTTTGTGGGAGCTTTTGTCGTACTTCCTGAGAAGGGTCTTTTGAAGGCCGCACTTTACGACATTTCTGAAAACGGTTTGGCTTTCGATCTGGAGCTGGCTGAAGGCGGTTTTGCGGCCGGGGACGAAGTGGCGATGCGAGTGTATTTGAATCACTCCACGTATTTCCCGTTCACGATCACCGTGTCCAACAGTCGTGCTATCGAAGACGAGGGCGTGGTTCGTCACGGTGCTGGTTTTGTCAAAGGCACGATGAATGATGTAGCGCTTCATCACTTTGTGAAGTTCATTGAAAACGTCAGTGCCAGTCTGAAAACAGATTCCGGCGACGTTCTTGTTTCTCACATCTCCTGA
- a CDS encoding PhoH family protein, translated as MDYNYGGCPLSKAKRRKIVVDTNVILFDSQAILRFGEADVHIPISVIEEVDKFKRDQGENGRNARQFSRFIDVLRSKGSLASGVQIDNSETMVYINTDLMLAGMPSELDHQKADNRILNTALALQKQHPRYKVELITKDINLRIKADVYGVVANDYDANDINRDDLYEGYQEIMVSPEQIDAFYREKRFITDVKLYGNQYVIMKDAGNPNHSAIGRYSLADKAIVPLMQAADSIWGIHARNVEQAFALDCLLNDEIMFVSLVGKAGTGKTLMAIAAGLHKTLDQGQFQRLLVSRPIFPMGRDIGYLPGDIEQKLNPWMQPIFDNVEFLMGADKKAAGRAQELINQGMLNIEPLTYIRGRSIPKQYLIVDEAQNLTPHEIKTIVTRAGRGTKVVLTGDVYQIDNPYVDSANSGLTYAVERFKGHPIAAHVTLTKGERSELAELAANIL; from the coding sequence ATGGACTATAACTACGGAGGGTGTCCATTGAGCAAAGCTAAACGCAGAAAAATTGTTGTCGATACGAACGTGATCCTTTTCGATTCCCAGGCGATCCTGCGATTTGGTGAGGCCGACGTTCATATTCCTATTTCTGTCATCGAGGAAGTCGACAAGTTCAAGCGTGATCAGGGTGAAAACGGCCGAAATGCGCGTCAGTTCAGCCGCTTTATCGACGTTCTGCGCTCCAAGGGCTCTTTGGCCAGTGGTGTCCAGATCGACAACTCCGAAACCATGGTTTACATCAACACCGATCTGATGCTGGCCGGTATGCCGTCAGAGCTGGATCATCAGAAGGCGGACAACCGCATCCTGAACACCGCTTTGGCTTTGCAAAAGCAGCACCCGCGCTACAAAGTTGAGCTGATCACCAAAGACATCAATCTGCGCATCAAGGCCGACGTTTACGGTGTTGTTGCCAATGACTATGATGCCAACGACATCAACCGTGATGATCTTTACGAAGGTTATCAGGAGATCATGGTGTCTCCGGAACAGATCGACGCTTTCTATCGCGAAAAACGTTTCATCACGGACGTTAAACTTTACGGCAATCAGTATGTGATCATGAAAGATGCGGGGAACCCGAATCATTCGGCGATCGGCCGCTACAGTTTGGCGGATAAAGCCATTGTTCCTTTGATGCAGGCCGCTGATTCCATCTGGGGTATTCATGCACGAAATGTCGAGCAAGCCTTCGCATTGGACTGTTTGCTGAATGATGAAATCATGTTTGTTTCCCTGGTGGGTAAAGCCGGTACGGGTAAAACATTGATGGCGATTGCTGCGGGTCTTCATAAAACTTTGGATCAGGGGCAGTTCCAGCGTTTGCTGGTGTCTCGTCCGATTTTCCCAATGGGGCGCGATATCGGTTATCTTCCTGGTGACATCGAGCAGAAATTGAATCCTTGGATGCAGCCTATCTTCGATAACGTCGAGTTTTTGATGGGTGCGGACAAAAAGGCTGCAGGACGTGCGCAAGAGTTGATCAATCAGGGGATGCTGAACATTGAGCCGCTGACTTACATTCGCGGTCGCAGCATTCCGAAGCAATACCTGATCGTCGATGAAGCACAAAACTTGACTCCGCACGAGATCAAGACAATTGTTACGCGTGCCGGTCGTGGGACGAAGGTTGTCCTCACGGGCGACGTCTATCAGATCGATAATCCTTATGTGGATTCCGCGAACAGTGGTTTAACTTATGCGGTAGAGAGATTCAAAGGCCATCCAATTGCGGCCCATGTGACTCTGACAAAAGGTGAAAGATCTGAGCTGGCCGAGCTGGCAGCAAATATCTTGTAG
- a CDS encoding MaoC family dehydratase, with product MAEVIDVGFEAKVTVQVTDKMIQQFAELSGDHNPIHLNDEYASKTRFGRRIAHGMIVGALISRALVDGIGQGGIYLAQNMKFVNPVFVDDTIVITIKITGLRKEKGIATVETNVAKVNGDVVVKGDAVIMMSSTGPTGI from the coding sequence ATGGCTGAAGTGATTGATGTAGGATTTGAAGCAAAGGTAACTGTGCAAGTGACGGATAAAATGATCCAGCAATTTGCGGAGCTTTCCGGAGACCACAATCCAATTCATTTGAATGATGAATACGCATCAAAAACCCGTTTTGGTCGCCGTATTGCCCACGGTATGATCGTTGGCGCTCTGATCTCCAGAGCGCTTGTTGATGGTATCGGGCAGGGTGGTATCTATCTGGCTCAAAACATGAAATTCGTAAATCCGGTGTTCGTGGATGATACGATCGTTATCACCATCAAAATCACCGGTTTGAGAAAAGAAAAAGGCATCGCCACAGTTGAAACCAACGTGGCGAAAGTAAACGGCGATGTGGTGGTTAAGGGTGACGCTGTCATCATGATGTCCTCCACTGGTCCCACCGGTATATGA
- a CDS encoding BLUF domain-containing protein yields the protein MSEIFHLVYFSKAAEDLSYTDIREILEVSRRNNARLGITGLLIFRDGFFLQLLEGEQASVHKILGAIREDDRNYSVKVLIEASGQERLFAEWSMAFHDGDITTASSGHLVELFESVATSDLSKRALIMPILKKFRASAPELK from the coding sequence ATGAGCGAAATTTTCCACCTGGTCTACTTCAGCAAGGCGGCCGAGGATCTGAGCTATACGGACATCCGTGAGATCCTTGAAGTCTCGCGCCGGAACAATGCCCGCCTGGGTATCACCGGTTTATTGATTTTCCGGGATGGTTTTTTTCTGCAGCTTCTTGAAGGTGAGCAGGCGTCAGTGCACAAAATACTGGGTGCCATTCGTGAAGACGATCGCAATTATTCCGTCAAAGTATTGATTGAAGCCAGCGGGCAGGAACGCCTTTTCGCGGAATGGTCCATGGCTTTTCATGATGGCGATATCACCACCGCGTCCAGTGGGCATCTGGTGGAGCTGTTTGAATCCGTGGCCACCAGTGACCTGAGCAAACGGGCGCTGATTATGCCAATCCTGAAAAAGTTCCGCGCTTCTGCCCCCGAACTAAAGTAA
- a CDS encoding DoxX family protein: MKTLLNKLIAPRNFNTKMDDFALTVLRVFIGLTMAFSHGLGKIPPPEMLVEGVRSMGFPAPELFAWCAGLAEFAGGILLALGLLTRPAAAFMVITMIVAVFGVHAADPFGQKEMGLLYLFTGLFFVLHGAGRWSVDHLITKKK; the protein is encoded by the coding sequence ATGAAAACACTGCTGAATAAACTGATTGCTCCCAGAAACTTCAATACCAAGATGGATGATTTTGCGCTGACTGTTCTGCGCGTATTCATTGGTCTGACGATGGCGTTTTCTCACGGATTGGGGAAAATTCCTCCTCCAGAAATGCTGGTGGAAGGTGTGCGTTCTATGGGCTTCCCGGCACCAGAACTCTTTGCGTGGTGTGCGGGCTTGGCTGAATTTGCCGGCGGTATCTTGCTGGCATTGGGGTTGTTGACCCGTCCCGCAGCGGCTTTCATGGTTATCACCATGATCGTGGCGGTCTTTGGTGTTCATGCGGCTGATCCGTTTGGCCAAAAGGAAATGGGTCTGTTGTATCTGTTCACAGGTTTGTTCTTTGTGTTGCACGGGGCAGGACGCTGGTCTGTTGACCATCTGATCACGAAAAAGAAGTAA
- the lipB gene encoding lipoyl(octanoyl) transferase LipB, whose translation MADLIFQDWGLINYDEALKKQNDLVEKVHTEDLPGFLVFCTHPPVVTVGRATQAGDVFSWNGPVVEVTRGGRATYHGPSQLVVYPILNLAHVRKGRKDREINPYLKVFEDAIVDVLKTYGLTGIEGRSSAKSSFNRADADDTGVWVNDLKIASVGVGVRKWVAFHGAAINLTFDEKAFLGLRPCGFPSEVMVSLEQLTGAKVDVGEFKEKLKRRLLEVL comes from the coding sequence ATGGCTGATCTGATTTTTCAGGATTGGGGACTTATCAACTATGATGAAGCCCTGAAAAAACAAAATGACCTGGTGGAAAAGGTGCACACCGAAGACCTTCCTGGCTTTCTGGTGTTCTGCACACATCCGCCGGTGGTGACTGTGGGACGCGCCACTCAGGCCGGTGATGTGTTTTCCTGGAATGGCCCCGTGGTGGAAGTCACCCGTGGCGGTCGCGCGACTTATCACGGCCCCAGCCAGCTTGTGGTGTATCCGATTCTAAACCTCGCCCATGTTCGCAAGGGTCGTAAAGATCGCGAAATCAATCCTTACCTGAAGGTTTTTGAAGACGCCATCGTCGATGTCCTGAAAACTTATGGCTTGACGGGGATCGAAGGTCGCTCGTCTGCAAAAAGCAGCTTCAACCGTGCCGATGCCGACGACACCGGAGTGTGGGTGAATGATCTCAAGATCGCTTCTGTCGGCGTGGGTGTGCGCAAATGGGTGGCCTTCCATGGAGCGGCCATCAATCTGACCTTTGATGAAAAAGCCTTTCTGGGACTTCGCCCCTGCGGCTTCCCGTCCGAGGTGATGGTAAGCCTTGAGCAGCTGACTGGTGCAAAAGTGGATGTTGGTGAATTCAAAGAAAAATTGAAGCGTCGTCTATTGGAAGTTCTATAA
- a CDS encoding tyrosine-protein phosphatase: MKLQGGINFRDMGGYLTTDGRRVKKNRLYRSGSLSRLTTEDCAQLEALGVTDILDYRDLKESAADKDVVWNGARYECHPANPESHSVKNDNHDFWADENLRLIPHDFMESLYKQLPFSNRAYHRLFERVQPLETGALVQHCAVGKDRTGVGSALMLLSLGVSRDAVLEDYLRTEQTLQPFREQVLSKVESKLSTKGLENLHYLMSVKENFLGSALDAIHQRYGSMDRYFAVEYSLTPEKLAALKTNYLE, from the coding sequence ATGAAACTTCAGGGCGGAATTAATTTCAGAGACATGGGTGGGTATCTGACGACGGATGGCAGACGGGTTAAAAAAAACCGTCTTTATCGTTCCGGCTCCCTGTCTCGTTTGACGACTGAAGACTGTGCTCAGCTCGAGGCCCTGGGGGTGACTGATATTTTGGATTATCGCGATCTGAAAGAGTCCGCCGCCGACAAAGATGTGGTTTGGAACGGAGCTCGGTATGAATGCCATCCAGCCAATCCGGAATCTCATTCCGTCAAAAACGACAATCACGATTTTTGGGCCGATGAAAACCTGCGATTGATTCCCCATGACTTTATGGAAAGCCTGTATAAGCAGCTGCCTTTTTCCAATCGCGCTTATCACAGATTGTTCGAACGTGTGCAGCCTCTTGAAACGGGCGCGTTGGTTCAGCATTGTGCTGTCGGCAAAGACCGCACGGGTGTTGGTTCCGCTTTGATGTTGTTGTCTTTGGGAGTGTCCCGTGACGCTGTTTTGGAAGATTACCTGCGCACCGAGCAGACCCTGCAGCCGTTCCGCGAACAAGTCTTAAGCAAAGTTGAATCCAAGCTGTCCACCAAGGGGCTTGAGAACCTGCATTACCTGATGTCAGTAAAAGAGAACTTCCTGGGTTCGGCCTTGGATGCCATCCACCAGCGTTACGGCAGTATGGATCGCTATTTTGCCGTCGAATATTCCCTGACCCCTGAAAAGCTCGCCGCTTTGAAAACGAACTATCTGGAATAG
- a CDS encoding SdiA-regulated domain-containing protein produces the protein MKTQIVLTTLLSLSTSAFAAEAVSVQKALPEVGSNLSGITYNYDSDSYFLIQNNSGNIFEYKVDFTKPVRTIRMTNLTDADTEDIVYLGNNQYAISTESNQVLILKIDEVQTTVDVRDSRDDVQMMQLPAPAKHNKGLEGVCFSKKHNTFYAVQEKKPKRIFEWARPSHGNDIADAAALGVKEPFDTEKILKHVMSDLSACIYDDKNNQLLLLSHESSRVMRLTRQGQVVSTTDLPLLPDQYEGMTFTKDGKLIVVSEPNIVVILK, from the coding sequence ATGAAAACTCAAATCGTTCTGACCACTTTGCTGTCCTTATCCACATCTGCCTTCGCAGCCGAAGCAGTTTCGGTCCAAAAAGCCCTGCCCGAGGTGGGCAGCAATCTTTCCGGGATCACATACAATTATGACAGTGATTCTTACTTCCTGATTCAGAACAATTCGGGAAACATTTTTGAGTACAAAGTCGACTTCACCAAACCCGTGCGCACGATTCGCATGACCAATCTGACTGACGCAGACACCGAAGACATCGTATATCTGGGCAACAATCAGTATGCGATCAGCACGGAATCAAACCAGGTGCTGATTTTGAAAATTGATGAGGTTCAAACGACGGTGGACGTTCGCGACTCCCGCGACGATGTGCAAATGATGCAGCTTCCGGCGCCAGCGAAACACAACAAGGGACTGGAAGGAGTTTGTTTTTCAAAGAAGCACAACACCTTCTATGCCGTTCAGGAGAAAAAGCCCAAGCGCATCTTTGAATGGGCCCGCCCTTCTCATGGCAATGACATCGCCGACGCTGCGGCTTTGGGTGTGAAAGAACCGTTCGATACCGAAAAAATTCTAAAACATGTGATGAGCGATCTGTCGGCATGCATTTATGACGATAAAAATAACCAGTTGCTGCTGCTAAGCCACGAATCTTCCCGCGTGATGCGCCTAACTCGCCAAGGGCAGGTGGTCAGCACCACGGATCTGCCACTGCTTCCAGATCAATACGAAGGAATGACGTTCACCAAAGACGGAAAGCTCATCGTGGTCAGCGAACCCAACATTGTGGTGATCCTGAAATAG
- a CDS encoding DUF3011 domain-containing protein codes for MKNLFFAVLIVFGLAPWAQADVLESQYQDAETSYIRPGPRPAPYPGNPRPDPYPHPNPRPNPPAPYPNPYPGPGPGVEYITCESWNYYYQECYFNPYRIHSVRLYNVISYDACLYNNTYGIYGDRVWVNRGCRAIFEVIRY; via the coding sequence ATGAAAAACCTATTCTTTGCAGTGCTAATTGTCTTTGGTTTGGCACCATGGGCACAAGCTGATGTTTTGGAAAGCCAATATCAAGACGCGGAAACAAGCTACATCCGCCCAGGACCGCGCCCAGCGCCTTATCCAGGCAATCCGCGCCCGGATCCATACCCACATCCAAATCCACGCCCAAACCCACCAGCTCCGTACCCGAATCCCTATCCAGGCCCGGGCCCAGGCGTTGAATACATCACTTGCGAATCCTGGAACTACTATTATCAAGAGTGCTACTTCAACCCGTACAGAATTCACTCTGTAAGACTTTACAATGTGATCTCTTACGATGCGTGCCTGTACAACAACACGTACGGTATCTATGGGGATCGCGTGTGGGTGAACCGCGGTTGCCGCGCGATCTTTGAAGTGATCCGCTACTAG
- a CDS encoding substrate-binding periplasmic protein, whose amino-acid sequence MRHFLVIVSTFMLAWPAWAGKSNEPLRVAIPYSLAPPLLITDDKGQAQGIVRDYINAIEKRIGRKFELVVIPKFRIHEMINKGMAEINCYTSPTWVPNPEKYTWSKVLFMKREVLASRKAVSSYSEIKGERVGTVLRYIYPHIDPLFKSGRLIREDVPTEEQNLQKFVNKRINNVVADDTHLDYFLKKNDKSKNPVHKLVMQEYPIHCLIAAKDAQTTDSFNKAIEEIKSSDELDRIFAQYK is encoded by the coding sequence ATGCGACATTTTCTTGTGATCGTTTCCACATTCATGCTGGCCTGGCCGGCATGGGCCGGTAAAAGCAATGAACCCCTCCGAGTGGCCATCCCCTACAGCCTGGCGCCCCCTCTGCTGATCACTGATGATAAGGGCCAAGCCCAGGGCATCGTACGGGACTATATCAACGCCATCGAAAAACGCATTGGTCGAAAATTTGAGCTCGTCGTGATCCCCAAATTTCGCATTCACGAAATGATCAACAAGGGGATGGCTGAAATAAACTGCTACACCAGTCCCACGTGGGTGCCAAATCCCGAAAAGTACACCTGGTCCAAGGTGCTTTTCATGAAAAGAGAGGTGCTGGCATCCCGCAAGGCAGTCAGCTCTTATTCAGAAATCAAAGGGGAGCGCGTCGGGACAGTGTTACGCTATATTTACCCGCACATCGATCCGCTCTTCAAAAGCGGCCGCCTGATTCGCGAGGATGTTCCGACGGAAGAACAAAACCTGCAAAAGTTCGTCAATAAGCGCATTAACAACGTGGTCGCCGATGACACTCATTTGGACTATTTTCTGAAGAAAAATGATAAAAGCAAAAACCCCGTTCACAAGCTAGTGATGCAGGAGTATCCGATTCACTGCCTGATTGCCGCGAAAGATGCTCAGACCACAGACTCTTTTAATAAAGCCATCGAAGAAATCAAAAGCTCGGATGAGCTTGACCGGATTTTTGCACAGTACAAATGA